From the Nostoc sp. PCC 7107 genome, the window CGGTGGACTTGGTAATGATACCCTCATCGGTGGTAATGGCAATGATTTTCTCATAGGTGGTAGAAATAACGATCTGATCACTGGGAGTGGCGGTGCAGATACTTTTGTCTTTAATAGTTTCAATGAAGGGACTGACACTATAACTGACTTCAGTATAAGTAATGACATCATTCAGATATCATCTGCTGGTTTTGGTGGCGGTTTATTAGCAGGTGCGCTGTCAATTAGTCAGTTTACTTTAGGAACATCTGCAACTACCGGTGATCAGCGATTTATCTATAACAATACTACCGGTGCGCTGTATTTTGACCAAGATGGCAATACTGGTGCATTTAGACAGGTGCAACTAGCACAAATATCTGGTACGCCTGCACTGGATTTCAGTAACTTTGTGATTGTTTAATAATTGTTGCAAAACTAATTATTCGATTTAAATAGTACAGAAAATCAAGGTTACGCCATCAGCGTAACCTTTTTTCTATTTATTAATGATTTGTGGAAGCGATCGCCAATCATAACCAAATATTTTACCTGTTGTAAAAAGCAAATATCCTATAAAAAATAAAGCTGAAGTTACTAGTAAAAGTAAGAGATTAACTGAAGCGAAAAGCCGCCCCGTAAATATCATGATGGCGATGCCTAATGCAATCAAAATCCAGCCTAGATTGGGGTTAATTCTTTGTTGACACAAAACAAAAATTCCGACAAAACATAAAATTACGCTCGGAAGACCGAAAAATATACCAATTCTAATATTTGCGGTGGAAATCACGATGCTGGCAACTATTAAAGTCAAACCTAATAGCTTAGTTGTTTTATCTACCACAATTGGTTTATTTTGTTTAACTAGTTGGGGTGAAATTTGAGTGATTTGAGCAGATGTCAGTAAATTTTGGGGATGTGTTGGGGAATTTTGGAAAATAAAAGTGACAGAATGTCCTTGCCCAAGGTCGATGCGATCGCCTATTTTTAAAGTATGTGTAATTCCCTGCTCTAGCTTGATATCGTTGAGAAAAGTGCCGTTAGCACTACCTAAGTCTTCAATCAAGTAATTGCTACCATCCACGATAATTTGAGCGTGAATGCGAGAAACTACCTCCGCATTTGGCAAACTAGAAACATCAATATCCGGCGGATTTTGATCATTTGGCTTGCCAACTCGAATCACTGTCAAGTTTGGCGGTAATTCAACAGCAGTGTTTGTCTGGACATGGAATAACTCTAAACTTAGCACTGTAGTAGTAATTTGATTGATATTTTGCATAGCTTACCGTTGTATCGCTATTTCTATGTTAGATAGTTTAAGCAATACTTCCCCGTTTGCGGGCTTCTTTATAAGAAGTACCAACATTTTTCAAGCCAGCTTTAATCATTTGTTTTTCTAAAAGGGCGAAGAACCGCGCTTTATCGCCACCTCTGACCACCGCTTGATTATGGGCTTCCGCGATCGCTACTGGGTAGCCATATCCTTTCTGTACTTGCGCCAACATTAAACCCAAGGCTTGATCCAACATTGCTGTATTTTCGACAACCCAAGCTGGTAATTCAATTCGGGCAATTTCCGTACCTACATGAACATAGCAAAAATAAATGCTTTGTCCTTCATAAAATTCTAAAATTCGGGCATTACTCCGCCATAAAGGGCCGCGTTGTCCTGGTTGAAGTTGAGTAGACCACAAAGATGTATCTCGTAAAGGTTCAAAAACTTTGCAAGGAACCTTTTCTAACTGGTTGGGACAATAACTCACACAGTCAGGGACTGGATGGGGACAAGCCATCAACCGCAAAAAGTTAATCCCTTCAACATTCCGCGAAGCACTCAGATAACCCATTAAGGGAATTCCCGCTTCCCGTAGTTGCTGCCAAGCTTGCAAAATCGGCGGTAAAATGCGATCGCGGGCATCTAGTGGTAACTGTTCCAAAAACCAATAAACTAAGGAACCATCTACCATTGCTAAGGTTGGCGCATCACTTTTAGCCGCACAGGCTAATTCAGCCAATACCGTTGCTTCACTCGTTGTCCGACAAAACCCCATCCATTCTTCTGTTCTAATTCCCCACTGACGTGACGCATATAAATCTTCGGGGCGGTAAAATACCTCTGGTAAACTATCAAGCAGTGGATGGCGATTTTGACCGTAGTGTAAAACAACTCTGCCGATATTTAAGAGATAGCAATAAGCAATTTCGTGGTGACTGGGTGCAATTTGTGAACCGTCTGTAGCGATGACAGTATGTACTTTAGGCGGAACAGGAATATCAATACGGGTTTCTAATGGCTCAATTGGGGTAGCATTAGCAAAAAGAATGCGATCGCGCCATTTCTCCTGACGTTCAATTAAATCTTGCTGACACTTATAAGCATTTATTAAATGTTGTTGGGCTAATTCTAAGCGCTGGCGACCAGCAACAGCTTCTAGTGATAGATGCTGACTTAAACCTTGCATTTGTCGCGCTAATTTTGTCAGGTCAAGCATAGATTTTTAGAGGTGATTCACCCTACTAAAGGCAGTATATAGAGACGCAAAATTTTACGTCTCTACAACTTGTTTACAACCAATCTGCGAAAGCCTTGGCAAACTGCGACAGCGATAGTAACTCAATCCGCTGATCATCTTGCGCCGCTTTCCTTTCTGGTTGGGTATTATAGCCCCAATCTGCTAAGAAAAGTTTGACATCTTCCAGATCAGCTTGCTGTTGAACTAATTGCAAAGTTTTGATTCTGTCTTCCACAAACCATAAACTAACTGGTTGTTGATTAGCTGTTTGAATTAACTCTCGCAGAATTTCATATTTGGGACGTTTCACCTCTTTGCCAAAAATAGCGGTTGCAGGCAAATTTACCCCTTCTTGTTGTAATAATTGCTGCACAAACCGCCCTTCTTTAGTAGTGACGATGAACAACTGCACATCACTAGCCACAGTCAATTTAATTTTTTCGATCACACCCGGATAAAATCTATGCAGATTCAGCCAGCCTTGTAAATCTGTCGCAATCCATTCATCCCGTATGTGATCTAGTTTTGCACCGATTTCTCTAGCCAGCAAATTATTTTTTAACAAAATTTGTGGCGTAATTGTTGTCCATTCCTGAAGAATTTGCTCATCAGACATTCCCTCTAACAAAGCTTTG encodes:
- a CDS encoding DNA double-strand break repair nuclease NurA; protein product: MLDLTKLARQMQGLSQHLSLEAVAGRQRLELAQQHLINAYKCQQDLIERQEKWRDRILFANATPIEPLETRIDIPVPPKVHTVIATDGSQIAPSHHEIAYCYLLNIGRVVLHYGQNRHPLLDSLPEVFYRPEDLYASRQWGIRTEEWMGFCRTTSEATVLAELACAAKSDAPTLAMVDGSLVYWFLEQLPLDARDRILPPILQAWQQLREAGIPLMGYLSASRNVEGINFLRLMACPHPVPDCVSYCPNQLEKVPCKVFEPLRDTSLWSTQLQPGQRGPLWRSNARILEFYEGQSIYFCYVHVGTEIARIELPAWVVENTAMLDQALGLMLAQVQKGYGYPVAIAEAHNQAVVRGGDKARFFALLEKQMIKAGLKNVGTSYKEARKRGSIA
- a CDS encoding HAD family hydrolase, producing MTANSPTILALDFDGVICDGLIEYFEVAWRTYCKLWSPANDTPPDDLALRFYRLRPVIETGWEMPVLIKALLEGMSDEQILQEWTTITPQILLKNNLLAREIGAKLDHIRDEWIATDLQGWLNLHRFYPGVIEKIKLTVASDVQLFIVTTKEGRFVQQLLQQEGVNLPATAIFGKEVKRPKYEILRELIQTANQQPVSLWFVEDRIKTLQLVQQQADLEDVKLFLADWGYNTQPERKAAQDDQRIELLSLSQFAKAFADWL
- a CDS encoding FHA domain-containing protein, whose amino-acid sequence is MQNINQITTTVLSLELFHVQTNTAVELPPNLTVIRVGKPNDQNPPDIDVSSLPNAEVVSRIHAQIIVDGSNYLIEDLGSANGTFLNDIKLEQGITHTLKIGDRIDLGQGHSVTFIFQNSPTHPQNLLTSAQITQISPQLVKQNKPIVVDKTTKLLGLTLIVASIVISTANIRIGIFFGLPSVILCFVGIFVLCQQRINPNLGWILIALGIAIMIFTGRLFASVNLLLLLVTSALFFIGYLLFTTGKIFGYDWRSLPQIINK